One window of the Saccopteryx bilineata isolate mSacBil1 chromosome 2, mSacBil1_pri_phased_curated, whole genome shotgun sequence genome contains the following:
- the SRSF9 gene encoding serine/arginine-rich splicing factor 9, with product MSGWADDRGGEGDGRIYVGNLPTDVREKDLEDLFYKYGRIREIELKNRHGLVPFAFVRFEDPRDAEDAIYGRNGYDYGQCRLRVEFPRTYGSRGGWPRGGRNGPPTRRSDFRVLVSGLPPSGSWQDLKDHMREAGDVCYADVQKDGMGMVEYLRKEDMEYALRKLDDTKFRSHEGETSYIRVYPERSTSYGYSRSRSGSRGRDSPYQSRGSPHYFSPFRPY from the exons ATGTCGGGCTGGGCGGACGATCGCGGCGGCGAGGGCGACGGGCGCATCTACGTTGGGAACCTTCCTACCGACGTGCGCGAGAAGGACCTGGAGGACCTGTTCTACAAGTACGGCCGTATCCGCGAGATCGAGCTCAAGAACCGGCACGGCCTCGTGCCCTTTGCCTTCGTGCGTTTCGAGGATCCCCG AGATGCTGAGGATGCAATTTATGGAAGGAATGGTTATGATTATGGCCAGTGTCGGCTTCGTGTGGAGTTCCCCAGAACTTACGGAAGTCGGGGTGGGTGGCCCCGTGGTGGGAGGAATGGGCCTCCTACAAGAAGATCTGATTTCCGAGTTCTTGTTTCAG GACTTCCTCCTTCAGGAAGCTGGCAGGACCTGAAGGATCACATGCGAGAAGCTGGGGATGTCTGTTATGCAGATGTGCAGAAGGATGGAATGGGGATGGTTGAGTATCTCAGAAAAGAAGACATGGAATATGCCCTGCGTAAACTGGATGACACCAAATTCCGCTCTCATGAG GGAGAAACTTCCTACATCCGAGTTTATCCAGAGAGAAGCACCAGCTATGGCTACTCACGGTCTCGGTCTGGGTCAAGAGGCCGTGATTCTCCATACCAAAGCAGGGGTTCCCCACACTACTTCTCTCCTTTCAGGCCCTACTGA